The following is a genomic window from Dioscorea cayenensis subsp. rotundata cultivar TDr96_F1 chromosome 10, TDr96_F1_v2_PseudoChromosome.rev07_lg8_w22 25.fasta, whole genome shotgun sequence.
cattatgaacagtaaaaaccgcgttctacagtgttgtacagtaatcatgaacaataaaaaaaaaaatgtgcagtgtttatataatcaatcaaccatcggatgatgatccaacggcttagatttaaaaatatccctagatttaaaatctagggacgtccctaaataatgtttttcctatatatatatatgacgaTACTAAGAGCGTACGCAGAAAATactatttatcatattttttacttgtattattatttatagaagAACTCTTTATCAATCTTAGCATTGTTGATTGTACTGTTTATAAAGTATTGTTCAATGGAATGGATGATGTCAATGGTTGAATTTGAAGGGACATAGATAACTTTTCTACAACGGACCCTAAAATAccggtcatatatatatatatatatataacacccTGTTTTTTATAAGAGATAGAAGGACTGACCTCCTGACGGCTGCTCTCAAACTTTTCTctgttttataattaaaagcATCATCAAAACCAAACTTGGTCTTCAAAAGTTCAACCTTCTCATCAGAACCAGCAGTCCCAACAACATAGCAACCCTTAAGCTTGGCCAATTGTCCCACAAGCTGCCCAACAGCTCCTGATGCTGCTGATATAAATACATACTCTCCTTCTTTTGGAGAACATATCTCATTGAATCCTATATATGCTGTCAATCCAGTCATCcctacatacatacatacatacaattAACTTCTGTttggaatttcataataaaCAAAGCAACTACTTTTTGAAAGCACAACCATATATATCTTACCAAGAAGTCCAGTGTAGTAAGAAAGAGGAACATCAGTGAATGggatcttgaaaattttctcagtGTCAGTGATGAGACTATATTCCTCCCATCCAGTTATCCCCCATACATACTCCCCTTCTTTGAAATCAGGATGACCAGATTCCAACACTCTACTCACTCCAAAACCTCTAATAAcctacataaatacatatatatatatatatatacatatcaaagatgaaacaattaaacaaaatatataataaaaagaaaattaaactcAGAGAGTAAATTAAAGAAGGAAACATACAGTGCCTGGATGAAAAGGTTCAATATAGTGAGCTTCAGCAAACTTGGACATAAGGACTCTAAGAAAAGGATCACAAGAGAGGTAGAGGTTCTTAACCAGAACAGCTTTAGATCCCTGAGGGACTTTAAGAAGGATAGTTTCATTGGTGACAACCTCCAGATCACTCTCTTGTGGAAACCCACTCACATACTTCTTTAACAACACcttcttgttgttctttatCACCTCCCCTTCAGCAACACCAGCCATTTTATTTCTATACCtctaatatttccttttttttttttttcttttaaactttttcttttacCTCTTTGTTTGTTAATAGGATTTCCATGTAGTCTGTATTTATAAGTAGTGCTCCTAAGTTTATTCTATTAAATATGGTGGAAATTAAAGGTGATGCCATGAGATGATATGAGTGGATTGTTTTCAAGAAACTGGAATGGACCGGCACCCAGAAAACTGTTCTTTCTTCATTCCACTCTATGtagtaaagaaataataatttatcaataaaatcaagGATTGCAGTGTTAAATGTAGAGAATGAATGTGCCATGGTTGGTATTTTTATTGACTGGTCAGTGATGACGTCACCATGCcaagaaagtaaagaaaaaggacATCAAATTCTTGACACTTAATAATTAGAAATCAGGAGGAACTTAGACAAATTCAATTGGACTGGTCAGTAGTGACGGCGGCTAAGAAGAATATGTGTGTAATTTTGATATCCAAAGtttaaagatttatttattttttttttttaatatccaaaaGGTTGGTGCTGCTTGATTTAGAGTgggattaaaataaaattttttgtaatataccgtataaatagttaaatactaTAATATTTAACATAATGAATTTACTTTTCTGTTGAGAAGTTGAGAGTTGAACAAGTTAAATTAGtagaataatttattataatatctaATATcaatataatagtatattaattTTTGAGTTTTCATCTTCAGCTTAAGTTCAGTATGGAAAAAATGAAGTTCAAAGCTGAAAATTCAACCACAATTTAAAGCCCACTTTTCTGACGTGCACGCAAGGAAAAGGGTGAATTCCAATCCTGATTTTGCTTTATTGGTTTGTGCACAACCTCTTTTAAGCCTgcttaggattatttttttcctttttcttttggaaaataCTGGAGCCTGCTTAGATTCatccttttctttaaaataattctaatagtgaagaaaataatgtaatttgattaaatttttatagcCAAAGCACCCTTGGGAAAACCAGGTTTCTCCGCCATATCTTTATAGCACTTTAGTGCCTAccaactttatttttttcctccaacGATCAAAGTAATCTATTAATAGTTGAATCTCTTTAGAACTTTTCACAAGTGATGAAACAGATTATCCCAACATGCACATGTACACACCCCTGCCTTTCTAGGCCGCTCATCTTCTCTTCAATTGTAGACTTCCATTCTCCTTAAAGCCTTGCCGTTCTCCTCACAGACACAACGTTGCAATACAACGTTGCAATTGAGATTTGTTAGGTTCAAACAATatgcatacacacacacacacacacacacatacccATGCGGTTTGGGTCTGGATACAAACAAAATCATATCTCACTTATTGAATTTTACAAACCTCAAGATGGAATGTGAGACGTTGGCAAAGACATTATAAGTAAGAATTCCATGAACCATCATTATCATTCATGAGCAAGGAGCACGACTTGTTTGCCGATGTTTTTACCACTGAAGAGACCGATGAGGGCCGAAGGAGCATTCTCCAGACCTTCAGCTACATCTTCGACATATGTCACCTTACCTTCTCTGATGTACTGGATGACCTGCTCATGGAACTGAGGGTATTTGTGCTTGTGATCGGGTTCGATGAACCCTTGCATAAGGATGCGCTTTGAGATTAAGCAGAACAGATTGTGGACAGGATCTCTTTGGGTTTATATTGTATTGTGATATCATCCCGCAAACAGCAATCCGGCCTTGTTCTCTCATGTTCAGCAGCACAGCGTCAAGCATTGCACCCCCAACATTTTCAAAGTAGATATCTATTCCGGTGGGGAAGCATCTGGCCATGGCATAATATGGAGTCATTTCATGAATGTCACTAGGGATTTAATTCACTAAAATAGAAGTACTAATAGGGAATAATTATGAAGTGATGAGCATAATAGTCAAAAGCAGGACAAAAGAGACATGGTGGTTATTGAGTGTTGTGATTCTTAGTCATCCCATCCACAAAATTCCATTCCTCAAACAGTAATAATGAAGATGCAAAGCAATTACATAAACCATAATGCTTACCGTTTCAAGGCCGCGGTGAGATCTTGCTCCTCTTTATAGTTAAATGCATCATCAAATCCAAACTTGTTCTTTAGGAGATCAATCTGAGTCAATCAAAGAGCTCAACTGGGAGTCAGTAAACCACCGAGTAGAAATTTTTCCTGAAAAGGTCTAATTTGAAAGACAGAGCAACACAGTTGTGCAGATCCAATACCTTTTCTTGGCTACCTGCACTCCCTACAACATAGCAGCCGGCCAACTTTGCAAACTGACCAACAAGCTGGCCAACTGCTCCTGATGCAGCCGACACATAAACAGTTTCACCTTTTTTAGGAGAGCAGATGTCATAAAATCCAACATAAGCAGTAAGTCCTGGCATCCCTGAAAACAGTGCATGGACAATAAGCTATCTCTAAAGCATTCTCCAGGAAATTTCACAAGCAAATGGAACCGACACATGTCATCAGATATTTTTCTTGCAGAATTGCACTAGGCAACTTAAATTAAACTATTCATATCAGATGGCTTATTTAAAGCATGGAACTCTTCATGGTGCATGGTTAACTTCAGCTCAAGTAGTCAAGTTATAAGTGAAAATGTTCAATGTCAACCATCAAGACATTGTGCAAAATTTTAACCTACACTCTTGcaaatttaatgataaaataattgtCACCATTAAATTCATTCTTCTTGGTACTTCATATCAATTGGAAAAATCCTAGATTGAATCTGCAATTTCCTACAGTTTGCATTGAGAGAAGGCATACCTAAAATTCCTGTGTAATATGAAAGTGGTACGTCAGTATATTTGATCTTGTTTAGTTGTTGAGGCATTGTGATGAGACTATACTCTTCCCATCCAGTTATTCCCCAAACCAGTTCCCCTGCCTTGAAATCCGGATGACCAGAATCCACAACTTTCGACACACCATAACCAACAAGGACCTGTGGATTCATAGCAAAGTAGATCCGATGctcaattaagaaaatattttgctCTATGAGCTCATATGTAAATCACATTTGCAGCTTGTATGGGTAAGTGAACATTGCTCAcaacaaccaaacaaagtttACATCGATTTCTCAAGATCTTTCCTCCACAAGTAAAAGTCTAAGAGTTTTTATCCTCTTTCCATTATAGTCAGTGACACACTTCCTCTCCAAGTGAGAGTTCAAGAATTTGAGGCTTTGGTgcaaaaaaaagcaaaagaaaaaactaaaagaaagaataaccaaccaaaacaaaaatatatatatatatatatatacaaaaacaaaaacaaaaaatttcttgtctgtatttctcaaaataaataaatggtcaGGAACATGAGCAGTTTCACTATATCAAATTTCCAGGTAAGATCAAAATCTAAGTCGACTAAATAAAGATGTGCTCTCCAGATGTTCTGGAGATGGTTTCAACACTCCCTCATAATAGAATGCCATATAGAGAGACAGAAAGACCAAGTTCAACCAAAATACAAAAGCTCATGTATCTTTAATCACTATATGGATTGTTTtgcataataaagaaaatataagccATGTAATCATCATCATGGAACAGAATGGGATACCCTACAGTCATTTTGGTTTATTTCAACAAGAAGATTCTACAATATATCATCTCAAGCAACGCTGCTGCTCCTTAATATAAATGACTAACATAACCCATTTCCCACGTTAAGTAGCACCTAATGTTGTGGCCCATTTCTAGACATCAACAACATATTGTTCATGTTTACAAGGTGCAGATGTTTAAAAGGAGAAGCTCTTAATTGTGTTGTCAAACACATAGCAACTAATTAGCCTGTTATCTGCCACAAAACACATACAGACTAATTGAGCAGTAAGATAAATGGCTTTCCTTCATATTATATCCTAGAGAGCTTTTGGGTTTAAGTAATGAATTTGATGTCAAACAAtgaattgtaaatattttttacatattgATCTCATTGCCAGGTAGGAAACAATTAATCAGTACCAGTTCCATTACAAGATGACTTGGCTGGGATAGGGATGAGAAAAATAACCTTCCACAGGAAGAAGATTAAGTAGTTTTCCAGTCGAAGTTTTTGTTGGCAATGACATCAAGCAAACAGTTAACTAACAAAAGCTAAAACAGGAAGAATATTAAGTACAACAAATAATCGGTGCCATGCCATTAAGAAATGGCGGGGTTTGCATGCAAACTGAGGCAAGTATACACCACCATGATTGTGATGAAAACAAATCTTAAGCAATTGAGGCAAGCCTAACAAAGTATCTAGTTTCAAATCAAGGAATCAAACCCTAGAATGGTCTATTCTAACACACTCCAAACAAATATCCTTTCTGATAGAATGGATGGCAATTATGATTCCTATTCAAACCAAATATATTCCAAATTCAGCAGAACAGTTATTCAAACATAGGACTACATGTAAATCCAATACCAAATCCAATCTAATCTCATAAATTGGCACTtccatgaaaaatcaaatgCCAATTAACATACTCCACCACTCAGAGCATCCTCTTTAGAGATTCTCTacctaaacaacaacaacaacaccaccAAAGAAAGAACTGTGGCATAACAAAAAAGGGCCTTAGGGTTCGCATTGCATACTAGTAATTATTACCACACAAAACCTCATTCAACACTGAAACTTCAAACCCAACTCCAAAATCCATCAAACGAATAATTTCGTATTTCCAATGCTCTGCAAACAACACAAACATTAAAACTGAAACCAAAACAC
Proteins encoded in this region:
- the LOC120270002 gene encoding 2-alkenal reductase (NADP(+)-dependent)-like — protein: MAGVAEGEVIKNNKKVLLKKYVSGFPQESDLEVVTNETILLKVPQGSKAVLVKNLYLSCDPFLRVLMSKFAEAHYIEPFHPGTVIRGFGVSRVLESGHPDFKEGEYVWGITGWEEYSLITDTEKIFKIPFTDVPLSYYTGLLGMTGLTAYIGFNEICSPKEGEYVFISAASGAVGQLVGQLAKLKGCYVVGTAGSDEKVELLKTKFGFDDAFNYKTEKSLRAAVRRCFPKGIDIYFDNVGGALLDAALLNMRDNGRISACGMISQYNLEKLEGVHFLVKVITKKLTMKGFNVADHFNLYPKFLEVIMPHIKNGEITYLEDKVEGIENVPAALIGLFTGKNVGKQFVVLADE
- the LOC120270477 gene encoding LOW QUALITY PROTEIN: 2-alkenal reductase (NADP(+)-dependent)-like (The sequence of the model RefSeq protein was modified relative to this genomic sequence to represent the inferred CDS: deleted 1 base in 1 codon); the protein is MAEEKVMNKQVLFKDYVTGFPKEEDMVLTSSTIDLKLPQGSTAVLVKNLYLSCDPYMRPRMSRPLTQSYTDALVPGKVLVGYGVSKVVDSGHPDFKAGELVWGITGWEEYSLITMPQQLNKIKYTDVPLSYYTGILGMPGLTAYVGFYDICSPKKGETVYVSAASGAVGQLVGQFAKLAGCYVVGSAGSQEKIDLLKNKFGFDDAFNYKEEQDLTAALKRCFPTGIDIYFENVGGAMLDAVLLNMREQGRIAVCGMISQYNINPKDPVHNLFCLISKRILMQGFIEPDHKHKYPQFHEQVIQYIREGKVTYVEDVAEGLENAPSALIGLFSGKNIGKQVVLLAHE